ATGGTAAACCTGTTTTTAGGCCAATGTGTCATCACTTGATGGGCAAGATTAACAGGGCAATTATGTTCTCCAGGACGGCGAAGGCATGAACAtcgactgtataaaatatggacagagCTCGATGGTTCTGATGGCCAGCAGGGCGACAGGGGGCAAAAATAACTCTGACTGCATGCAAGCTAATGAGAAATAACCAAAATAATGACGGCCGTGATGCCAGATTCGAAGCTTTGAAACGGTTGTCCATGAACCAATGGGTGATGTCGACATTGGGTATGACCCGCCCttttctgcctctgattggcttaccctGATATTCTTACCCTTACACGAGCAGTTCCTTACTTCCTCACTCACACAGGAAGCTGAGGTTATACCCCAAATACAAGTGACGGAAATACTCTCGACCCTCGTAGCTGTCACACACATTCGAAGCAGGCCATAAGTATCTAAGTTTACTTCTTCACACGTTACCACTCGTGTGTAGAGTTGTATAGTGCGCCGACTTCTCGCAGCTGTCGTGTCTCAAATGACTTTAGTTGTCTCACCTGTTCAGCACAGTGGTATAGGACCTGTTGTCCATCTTGCTGGCCAGAAAAAGCGCATGCCCCCACAGGCCGCTGCTCATAGCCGACTCCAAGGCCTCCTGGACAACATATGGGAAGGTGTGAGGGGGACAAACGCAGATGTTACGTAAAGCTTAGAGGCCACTCAGTTACAGAATGTGTCCTTATGAAATGCCTGATTTAAACTATTTCTTCGGGGAGTACACACTGGACTCATATCCTGCCCTGCAGAGTGGTATTTGGAGTGAAGCTGAGATTACCAGTGaaggaaagtaactaagtatacaaagtacaatttacttttacttcactacactTCAGACAGAAACATCGCATGTTTTTCCGCACTACATTTATCCGACAGCTTTCGTCACTGGTGACTCGTCAGATTaagatttcacattaaaaggagcatatttaatatatatcctattattacatattacatataaCACAATGCATTGTTAACAGTTCAACCAAAGTGGAATAACTTCCTCCCTGAACTTCTaagacagttttatttttatttaagggccctaaaagaaaacatctccGAGATGTCACCGAAaagtaaagattaaaaaattaatacacattattttttttctttccttcccaATGATCCTCTCGTGAAAATATTTCAAGTACTTTTAGTTTTCACACTTTAAGTGATTGTGAtaaatttgtgtttctctgtaaaacctttgatgaaaaaaatctatttaatgtttttgcaatttctttaaaacaggatatttgttgtttttacattatttttttcttacagtgTCCTCTGACTTCAGTAGGATTTTTAAATGCACTACTTTACTTGTCATggattattttcacattgtggtattgctacatttatttaaataaggaactaaataaaaaaaaaccttttttctccCTGCCAGCAGCAGTTGAGTGTAGCTCTGCAGGGCCTTCCCAGAGCTCTCCGAGCTGAAGCTGCTGACGTCTCCCGTGAGCAGGTCGTCTCCTTTACAGGGCGGCACTTCAGCAGTCGTGCCGTCACTGAAGTCGATGAGTGTGGGAGCCTCTGACTCCCAGCTGCCATCTGAGTGTGAGCCCTGCATCAGCAGCTCTGCGATATCTGAGCCAACGATTTGCTGCAACAGTTGGACATTTAGTGACGAGCGTATCAGggaaaaaacatgatgaatatGATGTTGAGTTACTGTCTCCTTACTCCATTCTGCCTGCAGAGCAGTATCAGCAGATGCCACAGGAGGGCAGCAGACTTCTTATCATGCAGCTGGTCAGCGCTCATGCAGGCAGCTGCCCTCTGGTGGGCAAACTCTATAGCATCCACTTTGTGCAGATCCTCCcttcaaaacaggaaaaaacatcCAACACATTTAAAGATTGACTTTCAAAAATAGTCTCACAATTGTATCAGtcatttttattaacattattagGTTATGAAGCAGTACCGGGTCAGAGGTCCTGGGAAGTTTCTCATCTCCTGCTGTTCTTTTGTCTCACAGAGAATGACCTGTGcacacataaagacaaaaaaatcatcTCTTGTATTATTCAAGAATATAGTGTTTAAAATGAAGAGTATCTCATCTAATCTACCTCCAGACTGTGGATTTCCAGCTGGCTGACGTTCTCCTGTGTGGACCGGCCCGGAGTGACCCGGATCAGCTGGCCTGCGGGCCCAAAGCTGACGATCGCATGAGGGATTGAGTACTTGAGAGGAGCCGACGTCGGATGCACAGGTCCATGTTCTGAGCACGACAGAGAACATCATGATGATAAAAACTGAgcgaagagagaaaaaagctttACCTGTTCACTCACCTGCAGCGCCGGATGTGTGAACGGGCTCACTGGGCTCGGCTCCGTTAATGTACTGACTCAGCTCGTAGCTGCTGGAGGACAACCCTGAGTTTTTGGAGCTTTCTAGCGTCCCCAGGTAATAAGAGGAGACCTCCTCGTTGTCTCTGGAGGGATTCTCCTCGCCGTCGTTGAGGTAATGCTGGGAGCTGTCTCTCCTCTGGTCGTACCTGAGAGGATTGAAGCAGCAATATGTTCATAGAAATACAAATCcaggtgaggagcagctgtGATGTTTCAGGATGAAAAGCACACAGGTATCAGTATGTTACGGATTACAAGACTTTGGCCGTTGAGTGTAAGTCTGACTAAATACAAAAAAGCTTAAGTTCATCAAGGGACTGTCTTACATTCGTCAACAACagatacaaaaaacaacaaaattataTTATTCTGATTCTTAAAATACACATTATAGTACAGGAACGTACACATGACATCATTTGATTTCAAATCCTCTTACGTGTGGTGCAAAAACACCAAAATTAATCAGCTTTCTGCTCTCAGAAAAattacaaatcaataaaggagtTGACTCATCTTGCAGCCCACCTGTACTCCTCAGTGTTGGACCCCGCTGAATGCTCCTGCTTGTATGTTCTGTCATGGTACCGGTCCGTCCTCCAGGAGTCCTGTGCAGCCCACTGACCAGCATCTTTACCATCAGAGCAACATAAGTAtgattgtatttgtttgtaaCTAATAAACGCTGTGTTGTCTCGCGGAGTTGCTCTGCATCACTGTACCTTGTCGTCCATGTTGTCCTCTGTAGTAGTCATAGTCATAGTACCCGTAGCCGTCTCTGTAGTCCCACTGGCTGTGCGGCTGATACTCGTACCCATGCCTGGAAATAAAAGGAGGTATCAGGTGCTGAAACACTGATTTATGGAGTGTTTCACATCCCTCTTCTTCCTTTAAATGAGCAGTTCACCTAAACAAAGATacgctgccccctgtttgtttggagtaatTCAACAGGTGTCCAGTTCTGacatatggcacctttaacTTCTCCCtaagcacaggaaaaaaaaaccatgTCCCATGAGCGTACACACCTGGAGTGGGGCCTTTGGTGCTCTGGGTGGCCGTGAACATAAGGGTACTGCTGTGTGCTGTAAGGATCCGGTCTGGCAGGAGGACTGGTGAAGTGAGCCCTGTATCGGGGGTCAGGCTGAGCCCAGTGCCGGTCCCTCTCTCTGGGGTTCGGTGGCGGGTAGCTCTGCTCCCTGTCCTGCTGAGAATACCTGTAGtagtcctctctgtctctggttctgTGCTGAGCAGAGTCGGGCCGGGGGTGACCTCTGTGATCCATGTTGACCCCCTTCACACAGGATCAGGTAAAGTAATGGAGGGGAAAAAGTAGGAGTTTTGTAAAGTTCCTGTTTCTTActccaaagtaaaaaaaagttctgtttAGGTTCTTCCAGCTCTCACATGCCAGACGCAAAGTCAAAGTGCATCAACGACTGCCACATCATTTCACAGGAAACGTCCCAACATGAGCTGATAACAAGTCAGCATGATAACAGGAGGATAAAGTTCACACATGcaagtgttgctgctgcacaggAGGCAGCGCtctgaataaaaaaagtgtAACTAATCACAAtgaaaggagggaaaagagtttaaaaaatcAAAGTCAAGTCATTCAGATTATAAATGTGGATAATCCTTGATGTGGGCTCCCGGTCCAGCTGTGAGCTGTCCCACACAGCTGGCTGTAAACACGCCCTGAGCAGCCTGACAGCTGCCCAGAGGAAACCTCGTCCATCTTCAGGAGAAatccaaccagagacaatatTCCCAAACttgttctctgtccctccacCCGACTGTTGGTTACATCTGGGACAAGAAGCGCAACTTTCAAGTGTTGAGTTTTGCCACGTTGCCGGTCTGGAGGATGCAGAGAGGGACCGTCACGGGCGGGCTGCGGAGAGCCGAGTGGAGCtgagctggtcccgggtcaggttCTGACAAGGACCGGTGAACAGGAGCGTGTGGAAACTGATCCCGGGTCAGCGGGGAAAACTTCCAGAGAGGAATgtttcttgtaaaaagaaaaaaaagtcggTTATGTGTTACATTCCCACCAGAGGGCGCTCTAACACATTATATTACACTCATATATCCTGGGgctttattttctgtatatatatatatatatttgtgtgtatatttatgtagTATCAGCCCACTGGTAcagtaataaaatgtgttaataatgTGTTAGAAATGACCTTTTTAATTTAGGCTGCTGTAAACTCAGtaatggaaagtaactaagtactttcACTCAGCTCTGAAggacagttttgaggtacttgtactttacttgagtatttccattttccactACTTTACACTTTGGAGGAAAATATAGTACTTCCACCTCGGCTGCACTTagttgataactttagttactagttactttgcagattacatgatgcatcagagccagagtagtgcattttaaaatgaagtaatGTCTAAtcttacttgtacttttgatactcgagtacatttattgccagaaaattacttttgatacattAACACGTATTATTagtaatattatttatttattaaactgaGTGTTAAGTAGCTCAGTAGTCCAgaagtaatcactgttatagagtttAAAGAGGAAAGactttctggtatccctgcccactttatccaatcaggacagagaaatCCATAAAGTTCTGCTCATGAGAACCCAGAGAGCAGAATCCTCCTCTTTACTGCTTCAGTCTGGTGATTACtcttttgaggtacttgtactttacttgagtatttccattttcaacttcattttggaggaaaatatagCACTTCCACCTCCGCTGCACTTATTtcataactttagttactagttactttgcagattacatgctgacTCTTGCATTTTATTACCTTTATGGTGGCGTGCTGGTGCAGAACCTCTCTAAAGTCCTTCTGCTCATGTTTTATAAGACAGTATTTCGAGACCAGGGCTGCCCACGTGGGGCCCGGAAACCAAAGCTGACCCGTCATAAGGTTCAATCTGCCCCCTCAGATGTTTTGAAccaaaaaatcaaattaaaaatcaaatttaGAAATATAGTTTTTGCTGGTTTGCTCTGGTTCGGTCTGGTTCTGGGAGCAGACTTCTAATGAATCacttgtttgtgtatgtgctgGTGTGCATGGGTTAGGGTTACTGGTGCAGAACTTCTCTAAAGTCCTtctgctcatgtttttttttctttaaataagttttaaaaGACTTTTTATAAGCAGGGCTGCCTAAGTGGGGACCGGAGGCCAAAGCTGACTCGTCATAAGGTTCAATTTGTCCCCTCAGATGTTTTGAAccaaaaaatcaaattaaaaatcaaatttaGAAATATAGTTTTTGCTGGTTTGCTCTGGTTCGGTCTGGTTCTGGGAGCAGACTTCTAATGAATCacttgtttgtgtatgtgctgGTGTGCATGGGTTAGGGTTACTGGTGCAGAACTTCTCTAAAGTCCTtctgctcatgttttttttttttaaaaaaaaaaagttttaaaagactTTTTATAAGCAGGGCTGCCTAAGTGGGGACTGGATGCCAAAGCTGACCCGTCATAAGGTTCAATTTGTCCCCTCAGatgttttgaacaaaaaaataaaattacaaatccAATTTAGAAATATAGTTTTTGCTGGTTTGTTCTGGTTCGGTCTGGTTCTGGGAGCAGACTTCTAATGGATCACTTGTTTGAtgacttgtctgtgtgtgtgtgtgtgtgtctgtgtgtgtgtgcatgtgcagccTGCTCCCTTCACTTGACACACTGGTAGACTAATAAAGCTGATaggttaaacattaaaaattaaaagtaaaatccTCAACTCAGAGTTGTTACTCCATCATCTTTGTGATGACTCatctgagagcagctggtttGTCCTGCATGTTTCCCAGCTGCAGTGTCCCGCTGCGGCCGCAGGGTGTCGCCACACTCACCGCACGCCGGCGCCGCGGCCATGTGACCGGGGCTTTATGCAGATGAGCCGCGGGGGCCGGACGGAGGGTTTCACCGCCGCAGACTCGGGACTCGCCGGCTCACACTGACACGCTCAGCTCGCAGGACCGGTCGCACACCGCTTCGCTCTGGATATATTACTGAACACACCAGCCGCTCGGATGTGCAATATGACTTTTGAAGAAACCAGTGGAGATAATTCATCAGAAAGGTCAGTTTGCGCTGCTTTTTATGTGAATTTTACACcactttttaagactttttggATGGAAGAAAAACCTGCAAATGCTTGGACGTGGATATTATTTGGTGTCTCTCTCGCTGTCATtgagataaatgtgtttttttctattaaaatgtactttaatgtGAGCTAACACGAGTGCAACGGTCAGCTAACGTCAAGAAGCTAAAGTTAACTTATGCTAGCTAGCTGTTTTAAGCTAGCGtcagtttttattattgttgagTGTTaatgagaaatgtgtgtgttgttgtgtgttggtaCACGATGCAGGTTGTGTGCATCATGCAATGTTACATTATTAGCCCCCACCCACTTAATTTGCATAATATTACCACATAACGTGTGAAATGACAGTTATCCATGTCTGTGttgagtgttttgtgtgtgttttttataataaacgtgtataaatgtgtgtttttcaggatgGAATCGGTGGCCAAAGCATTGGAGGAGGTCCTGAGCTCGGCATTACCTCAGGGTTGCATCACTGTTGGAGTCTATGAGGCAGCAAAGTCACTCAACGCGTAAGTTAACAGCGAGATAACTGCAGGGTGGCATCAGCTCCAGTGCACAAATGAAGGATGAACCCtgagatagattttttttttcctcacacctcttcctgtttcttcCTTTTCCCTTCAGGGACCCGGACAATGTGGTGCTGTGTCTGCTGGCCACGGACGACGAGGAGGACGTGGCCCTCCAGATCCATTTCACCTTAATCCAGGCGTTCTGCTGCGAGAACGACATCAACATCCTGCGGGTGAGCAACATGAGGCGTCTGGCCGAGATACTCGGAGGGGTGAAGCCCGGCGGGGAGCCCATGGACCTGCACTGTGTTCTGGTTACTGTAAGTGTCATTACTCATGCCTGCTTACTATTACACTTCTTTGCATTGCTCACTTCCCCTTCAGACTGTGACGA
This window of the Pagrus major chromosome 11, Pma_NU_1.0 genome carries:
- the gadd45ab gene encoding growth arrest and DNA-damage-inducible, alpha, b, translated to MCNMTFEETSGDNSSERMESVAKALEEVLSSALPQGCITVGVYEAAKSLNADPDNVVLCLLATDDEEDVALQIHFTLIQAFCCENDINILRVSNMRRLAEILGGVKPGGEPMDLHCVLVTNPQSSLWKDPALSKVNRFCRDSRCLDQWVPVINLPDR